A window of Daucus carota subsp. sativus chromosome 2, DH1 v3.0, whole genome shotgun sequence genomic DNA:
GCAGCAGATAAATTTGGTGCGTGTAACAGTTTGATCTACTTTCTTGAACCAACTGTGTTTCTTGGGTCACAGCAGTGCTATACTTCACAATCATTTTAACTTCATATAATCACCTCTCTGTTAACATTTTTGTCCCAGGCATTTTGGATGATACATATGCTCTTTGTGAGGCTTGCGAATTGCCATTATCTAATCTGCTCTCCTTATTGAACGTCTACAGGAAGGAGCTAGAATATATTATTGTGTCAAGATTAATTGATGTATAGCTTTCTTCtctgaaaatcttaaaaatatgcATGATCAGATTATGGTGACATAACTTTTGCTTCTAACGTGTCAGATATGTTATGCTATAGCAACAGTCTCAAGTGAAGTTATCCTTGATTCAATGGCGGACTTGAAACAATTCTTTATTGAATTGATTCTCTTCTGTGCACAGTAAGAATGTCTTAATGCTTTTGGCTTATAGACACGTCATTGAGTTTGAGCTGGCTGGTCTGTtatgtttaaatttaaaaataagacagaaaagatttaatatatatcctGTTCATGCTGGGACGTTAATAGGTGTTCTTATATTTTCACAGAAAGTTGGGCTTGGAACCTGTAGCCGGAGAAAGTCATTTAGATACATTATTGCGAGAAGAAGTTCTTGTTGCGTTGGCTACTTTTGATCATAGTGAAACTCAGAAAGAATTAATGAAGCGCCTCAGATCATACTTGGATGATAGAGACACTTCACTGCTGtctgttaaaataaaaaaggtaaAACCATAGAGCCTGATTATCATTTTCAATTCTTATGGATCTGTTATgaatataaacttataaattatattgtgaCAGGCTGCATACATATCTGTGATGCGTAATACAAGTACTATCGACAGATATGGATTTGAATCCCTACTAAAACTTTACAGAGAAACTGGTGCTGTGCAAGAAAAAACCAGAATACTGGGTAATCTTTGAAGTGATTTATCGTAAACCTCAGTGGTTGCTGAAAATTCAGTAGTAGTTTATATACTCCATTTACTatagcataaatattagtttattgATACGAGCATATTTATTCACCCTTTTTAGGTTCAATAGCATCTTGTTCGGATCCAGCCATAATCGTAGAGGTTCTGGATTTCATGTTGTCTAAtgaggtattataatttaaGCTTTAACCATATCACCTAATGCCTTTACCTGTTAattctatatttatattcagCTCTCGGAGAGTACGTATTTTATGTTACAGGTTCGTGAACAAGATGCGATATATGTAACTGCTGGTATAAGTTTGGAAGGCCGTGAAACAGCATGGACATGGTTTAAGGTATATTGTTTTCGTGTTTGCTTGTTTCAAAATGGTAAATTTACTGATTCTCTGTAATTTTGCAGGAGAAGTGGGATTCAATTGTAACGAAGTGGGGTACAGGGATGGTATTTAACCACTTCATCAGAGACATCATTAGACCGGTAATTCGTTGGGCATACATTGTTGCTGCTAATCATCATTCATACATCTGTATTGTGGCCATTTTGATTATGATTGTGTTGCTGctgaaagttttgaaatttaaGATCATCTCATTTGTCCAAATATCTCCTTGTAGTTTTGCAGCCATACAAAAGCAGATGAAGTTGAAGCATTCTTTGCAGACCGCATAAACCCTTCATTTGCAATGAACTTGAAACAAAGTATTGAGCAAATTCGAATCAAAGCAAGATTGGTTGAGAAGATGAAGCAAGAAGAATCTCTTAAAGAGCTTGTCAAGGAGCTAGCTTGTGGTGAATGATGATTTCACCATTAGAAATAAGCTTGCAGTAAAATCTTGTACAAGTTGTATCAACTTTCTGctttatattgaaataaaatagTGTTGAACATTCCACAAAGATTGCAAATACTCCTGGCCCTAAATTTTGGTATGGTGAATCACaaaattcattaataataattaaaaaaaatgctgTCCTGGCATTTCTACTACAATCAAGCTATCTAGTAATGACTGCTCTGATACACACAGTAAGcccatataaaaaaattgaatggaccaaacttatataattattataggAGCTACATTATATGGTGTAAGAAATGCGTAGTTGtcaatatatttatgatttgttCTTGAACTTCCTTTGTGGTTTTAAGTCCACTACTATCACCGAGATGTTGTCTTTGCTTCCCTTCTGAAGAGCAAGCATTGAGAGGTATTCTGCTGCTGCATGAGCAGCAGGATCAGCTCCTTGACCtctgtttaaattagtaatgGGTCCGTTCTTTTTATGCCAGAGCAAGATACGTCTTCTAGCCACTTCACAAGCTTCTTCATTTGTCATAACATCCCACAGACCGTCGCTGGCCAATACAAGGCACTCGTCATCTCTAGCTCGTGGTATAATCATAACTTCTGGTTGGGGTATAATCCATGGTTTCAAATATCTGTCACCTGAGAAACATAGCTTTTGGTCAAAACACCAAGCAATTTGAAAGATACAGGAATGTATCTGAAAATGTTCAACTACATGATGCATATTAACTGTGTATTCTCATATTTTCAAGGGCAATATGCACAGTAGTTATTTTATGTTGTGTTTACCAGATTAGGATTAAGACTAGTATATAGTGTATGATAAACAAGAAAATTAACATCCATTTTTGCATTTAAATGTCATCAATATACCTATAAATAAGTCCAAATCTGACTTTTTCCATTGGAAGATTAAACATTCTATGTAAAAGTTATTTATTCAAACATAAAAAAGAATGTGTAATCTGATCAAGCATACATAGAAAGCTTACCAATAGATCTTGACATTGCAAGTACACCAAAAACACGGTGTCCATTCCACTGTATAACCTTGCCCCCAGATGCTTCAATCCTTGCATATTCATCTTCTCGGTTTGGCTGAATAGTGATAGCAGGGAAAAGTTAAAGACTAGAGTTTTCCACAAACAGCTTCGATTCTTACAGAAAAATTTGATGAAACACATGTATGCTTACTTTATGATCAATTGACAAAGCCCTGGCTTCTTTTCCACGATAAAGGACGGCCCTTGAATCTCCACAGTTTGCAACTATAATATGGGATGAACATAATAATGCAACCACAGCAGTAGACCCAACAGTTTCTGGGGCCACAGGTTCTATATGACCACTAGAAGTATCGGCATTTTCTCCAAGTTCAGTATGACACACTTTACCTCCAACTTCATCATCAATCTTTTGAAAGCAGCTGGTGAAGATTTCCTCCCACTGTACTTGTAGAGTGTCCACCGTTCCTGCTTCAGTTTCATTTTCCATGACACCTTTTAACTTCTCCTTTAGAGTGATATGGACGTGATCACGGCAGTAGTTTGCGACCTGAATGAGGTATCGGTTGagaaataaatttgatattatatgtaattttggACATGTGAAAACTGCAATTGTATAATTAACAGTGAGACCATTTTGATGAAATACATGTGACTGGGGCTCTCAAATATGGTGTGAAATGACAAAGAAATATCCAAATTACAATAAGGTTGATGAACTTGGAAAAGGTGAAGTACTACAACTACTCCATTAGAGATGCTATATGATTTTTCTAAATGAACTCTCTGTCAAAGAAAGGAAAAAACTGTATATAAAGACATCAAAGTCTCTACTGAAAATTGTGACATACCTGAGAACCTCCATGACCATCATACACCCCAAAAAAATGAGTTGTTGTCATGGGATGGAAATTTTGACTCATCTCGGTCGTCAAATGATCACCAAGTAACATTTTAGTAGGAACTTTGAGAAACTGAGGCACAGCTGCCACAGTATCTTCCATCTCAGGCCTCTTACCGCAGATAGAGACAGAACCCCATAGGGGAAAATAATCCATTTGCACACCATTCCTGCTATCTCCACTCTCAGTAATCATTTCTTTGGGCAACTGAAGAGATATAACGGATGTCTTTAAAGTGAAAACTTTAGAACTAGCATCATCTGCAGTACCTGACATCTTCCcctccatactttgtttctccaAGCTAATAACTTTAGCAACAATCTGACCATCATCTATCTCCTCAATTTTTACAGCAATAGGCAGGCTTATACCTGAATTAGCATTTAGAGCTAGCGATTGCTTGCTTTTAATTCCACTGCCATCATCTGCAAAACTGTCCTTGTTCTGCTGAATCACTGTGTCAGAAGGAAACCAGCCGCAATCTCCTTTTAGTACAGTCTCTGATAcactaattattttttcactttcTACTACTCCCGACAAGGTTTTCTTTAGAGTATTAAAACTTCTTTCCTTACCAGGAAAAGATTCAGCAGGCAGCACTGATACTGGATCCAGTAACAAGCTTACCGAATCGGTCAACATCTGCACATGAGTTATATCCGCGTTGTCTGAAATCTCTGAGTCATCATGACTCAAACTACTTAAGCTCAGTGTAGCTTCAACAGCTGGAGATATATCTTCCATCACTGGATCCCTTGATGTTCAAAACAATATACTTGTCCCTCGGCTGCTATAAGCGCTTGGCACAAAGGCTAGCAGTTTGTGATCTCTTCGATTAAGAATAGTGCTATAAGAAACACAAAGTGAATCAACAAAATCAGATCTGATGCTGTATATGCCAAAGCTGTGAAATATGTAAACACACCCACAAGATTTTCAGTGCTAAACAATCCGGATACGATAAAAAAGAAACTGATTCATCAGATCTGGTATTGGACAACAAACCCTCTACAGAGATATTGATCTAAATATCCAAATACAAGATTATTAGGCTAAACAGATCAATTTTTCCAATTTATAGAAATCAATTTCTCCCAGTTGCAGGAAAAAATAACTACCCCAGAATATCTAGATCCTATTCTCAAAACCAGTTCTGAGCTACTTTAACATGAGATAAACTGGGAAGTTATAGTAATACTACTCatccataaatcaaataaagtGAAAGGGTCTCATATGAAAAACTAAATCCCTCATAAATCACAAGAAACCCTTCAAATATGGAGTCTTTTATGCACACACAATATGGGTCTCATGAATCTAATGCAGCCATAACCATTTTTATgcagaaaaaggaaaaaaaaaaaaaggttcttTTCTATTCAATATTAATCCTCCTCAATTAATCAAGGTACAATCTGATACCATACAAATCTCTGCAACTACAAGAACGGATAAAAACAGTTAAACAAAGTGCTTACCAGATTAAACAAATAAAAGGGTCAGCCTCCAAAAGATGATCACTTCTGAGTTGTTTCCTCAAAAACTGAATTTGATTTCTGGGATTTGAGAGACCAAAGAAAGAAAGCTTCTTGAAAGGGGAATTATTCGTTGACACGTATAGATTCAAAGGTATTCAACTCTCTTCAATCAATGCATTTAgtgataaaaatatgaataatattattaaaagtctACACGCTACTCAAGTCCACATGGGACTTATCCATGTGAGACAAAGCATCATCAAGACAGCCAGGTGTCTCTTTCTCTCAGGATCTCACTAACTACTCTGCTACCTACCTATTATAACATCGATAATTATTATGTTCAAATTGTACATGCTTCAACGCAACGTTTATATATCTACGATAAAATTTATGCCACTCCTGTGTATCtcattataaattaattgaagaaTTGTAATGTGATGCTAGGGATTTGATTCTCGTTCATGAATATAGTTGTAagctgattttatatttttagaattgTTTAATTAGGGATATTAGGgtaatattaaaatagttatGGAAATATTGATAGTCGTGATTTTCGAAAaaagtttatcaaataaattcTGAGTGAGGAGAGTTTGGGTGTTTAACTTCCCGTTTCTACGTAACGGTTCCCTTTATCAATTCTCCTACCCCGCCTAGGTCTATGAATTTATCTATCAATTCCATTACCTTATCCTTACCCATGAGGTTCCAACATTTTTTCCTTAATCTTGAAacctaatgttgtgtttggtcgaggataatggaatggaatgagataagtaaaattacttgaaattaatagagataggagggaaatttgaaataaatttacgtgagtgcaaaattgctatgataagatttgagaagaaattggggTATCAGAGAATGGAGCATTACATCTTAAATTGAAGGTATGATTTTTAGCACATAATGTAAGAAATGTAATGGAGGGAAGAATAAATTTTGTTAACAATTGctcataatatagttcatttttcatttaattccttccggaatcattaaCCCCTATTAAACACAACATAAAGAGTTTTGCTCCTAAAATGTCCGATCATGCTGTGTTTTGTAGGATTTTTCAGATCTTAACACAACAAGATTTAACCATTCTTCTAGAAAATCAAAATACTGGATTATTTgacatttattttgaattatatctCAATTCGTTATTTGGAATGGCATGTAGTTAAGACACAAATAGGTGGGATTGAAAGTCAGTAACGGTCACAAATTGGCGCCAAATATAGTTAGTGATTTGAAAGACCAGCTAATTTACAGGCAAGAAACAAGGGAAAGTTGAAACCATATACATTGTCTGATTTTAGTCTAGGACCATCTTTGTTTaagctttttaataaaaaaatttctaggTGAATCAGGCGGTGGTCCTGTGAAGCTAGAGGTTGTGCTGCCGCAGAAAATCTCGAGTTTTCGGGCGGTGCACAACCTTAGCATCACTGCTGCCATGGGTCACAGCTCCGGGGATGGGACTACTTTTGTAAGCACTGCCATTGCGGTCGATAAAGACAAGAACAGCCCTCATGCCGTTCGATGGGCCGTGGAGAATCTCGTGAAAAAGAACGCCAGTGTGTATCTTGTTCATGTCCGAAACAATACATCGCAACCTAGTACGTTCTTTACCTTTGCATGCGGATTCCGCATTGTGTcattttttgttatttgttcCCTAGCATCGTCAGGGTTCGAGTTTTGGTGAAGACATTTACGTGACAAGTACACATCATGTTATTTGAAATATAGTCATTGATATCCATTTAGAAAATTTCTTTGGGAAACTTTTAAGACAGATTAGCTACAATTTTTTCGATTAATAACATGTATTTATGGATAAGAGCTAAGGCCTAAGATCATGGTTACATATAAACATATTCACATATTTTCAATGGAGTGATACTCAAAAGTTTGGGTTATATATTCGATTATGCAGATGATGCTGTCCCTAAAGAAGGCCGGGCACCGACAGAATTTGAAATGCAGCAATTTTTCCTCCCATATCGTGGATTTTGTGCTCGAAAAGGGGTAAGCAAAGAATAATCCTCGTCATCATATATAATGATCAGTTAAGCCTCATCTGATGGTTGATGTTTTACAGGTTCGCGCAATAGAGATAATTCTCCTCGATGGTGATGTTGCAAGTGCACTGGTAGACTTTGTTGTTAGAAACACCATCAGCAATCTTGTTGTTGGCCTTTCCAACCGAAGTGCTCTAACGAGGTCTCATCCTCTGATCTCTCTCACCGGCTCTATATCAACAAACATAACCAATATTTTTTGTCTTCTGTCATGTTGGTAGTCTTTGAATAGCGTTTTTTGGTTTCTTTCGCCAGGGCATTTAGGAATCCAGACGTCCCCACTAACTTGAGCAAAACCGCGCCAGACTTCTGCACAGTGCAAGCAATATCAAAAGGAAAAGTTCAGAATATTAAAACAGCTACTCGGACTGTTACACCTTCCAATGCTGTTAGTTCTAAGGCATCACAATCAGGATATTCATCAGACAGGTAAGCATTAATGTTCTGAACTCGTTAAAGGCTATTTGGAAActtgcatttcatttcaaatgacaggatttgatttgtcatttcaaattctcagatttatactagtatttgaatgtctggatttcaaatgaaatccaaatccaaattcccaaacaggttatttgatcaaatacagaatttcaaatgatatTCATGTTCCCAAACAGACCAGTCTTTGCACTTGGTTACATTGcaaatttttgtttcaaatcaGTGATTAGTAAAGAAGCTCAGAATCAAGATTGATCTGCTATAACACTATATAGATTGTATCGAAATGACTGTACTTTTAGCACAAGCAAACTCATTAACCTTAATAAATTCTTACTAAATTGCATTTCTGCTTTTGTAGCTCATTCAGCCAGTCAAGCTGGAGAAGTGGATCAGATCTAACATCCTTCGACATGAGCAGCCAGAGTAGTTTCCAGTCAGGCTCCACTGAGTATGGTGTAATGAATCCGTTTGAAAGGCCCTCAGGTGGCAAATCTCCATACCCACCTTCCGTGAGCAATCTTAACTACATGGTTCGCACAAAGGGAATGGGTAGTCCTCTCCATCACAATTTCTCATCTGCCAGCAGCGAGTATTCTGGGATGTCAAGTTTCCAGTCAAATAATTATTCCTTTGAGAATTTAGACCGATCTCAATCACCAggaaattcaaatccaaatagCTATGCATCCTCACGCAGAGAAGTAAGTTTACTTCAGCACAATTATTTCTAGCTCTTTTTAATTGCTTACTGCAAATCTAAACTCAATGAGTTATATGTTACAGGGAGAGCTAGAAGATGAGATGATGAGATTAAAACAGGAACTAAAGCACACAATGGAAATGTACAACTCAGCTTACAGTGAAAGTATGAATGCTAATCAGAAGGTCAGAATATAGCTTAACGATACTCATTTTTTCGCTCTATGCACAATGCACATGAGGAACTCTCATGTTAAATCTGTTTTCAGGTGAGAGAGCTTGATCAGTGGAAGTCAACAGAAGAACATATGATAGCACAACAGAGGCAATCTGAAGAAGATGCATTAGCTATTGTCGAGATGGAGAAGCAAAAGTGCAGGGCAGCCATGGAAGCAGCACAAAAGGCACAACGTCTGGCAGAGTTGGAGTCTGAGAAACGAAGATGTGCAGAACGTTTGGCTAAGCACGAGGCAGAAGAAATGAGAAAAGCAATGGATGCACTGAGTCGAAATGGTGCCCGTTATAGAACTTATACCATCGAAGAAATTGAAATGGCAACTAACAAGTTCTCTGTTACTGCAAAAATTGGTGAAGGGGGATATGGACCTGTTTTTAGAGGCTATCTGGATCACACTCCTGTTGCCATAAAGGTTTTGAGGCCGGATATTTCTCAGGGAAAAGAGCAGTTCCAAAAGGAGGTATACGTCCTCACCGTCTACTGCCAAAaaacaatcagaatgacaagaTGTGAAGCTTTCTTAAATGAAAAATTGATTAATAGTTCTTCTATTAGGCCTGCATATCTAATCTTGTCTTTTCTAATGCAGATTGACGTGTTGAGCTGCATGAGACATCCACACATGGTTCTTC
This region includes:
- the LOC108208967 gene encoding protein phosphatase 2C 50; protein product: MEDISPAVEATLSLSSLSHDDSEISDNADITHVQMLTDSVSLLLDPVSVLPAESFPGKERSFNTLKKTLSGVVESEKIISVSETVLKGDCGWFPSDTVIQQNKDSFADDGSGIKSKQSLALNANSGISLPIAVKIEEIDDGQIVAKVISLEKQSMEGKMSGTADDASSKVFTLKTSVISLQLPKEMITESGDSRNGVQMDYFPLWGSVSICGKRPEMEDTVAAVPQFLKVPTKMLLGDHLTTEMSQNFHPMTTTHFFGVYDGHGGSQVANYCRDHVHITLKEKLKGVMENETEAGTVDTLQVQWEEIFTSCFQKIDDEVGGKVCHTELGENADTSSGHIEPVAPETVGSTAVVALLCSSHIIVANCGDSRAVLYRGKEARALSIDHKPNREDEYARIEASGGKVIQWNGHRVFGVLAMSRSIGDRYLKPWIIPQPEVMIIPRARDDECLVLASDGLWDVMTNEEACEVARRRILLWHKKNGPITNLNRGQGADPAAHAAAEYLSMLALQKGSKDNISVIVVDLKPQRKFKNKS
- the LOC108208258 gene encoding U-box domain-containing protein 52, producing MGHSSGDGTTFVSTAIAVDKDKNSPHAVRWAVENLVKKNASVYLVHVRNNTSQPNDAVPKEGRAPTEFEMQQFFLPYRGFCARKGVRAIEIILLDGDVASALVDFVVRNTISNLVVGLSNRSALTRAFRNPDVPTNLSKTAPDFCTVQAISKGKVQNIKTATRTVTPSNAVSSKASQSGYSSDSSFSQSSWRSGSDLTSFDMSSQSSFQSGSTEYGVMNPFERPSGGKSPYPPSVSNLNYMVRTKGMGSPLHHNFSSASSEYSGMSSFQSNNYSFENLDRSQSPGNSNPNSYASSRREGELEDEMMRLKQELKHTMEMYNSAYSESMNANQKVRELDQWKSTEEHMIAQQRQSEEDALAIVEMEKQKCRAAMEAAQKAQRLAELESEKRRCAERLAKHEAEEMRKAMDALSRNGARYRTYTIEEIEMATNKFSVTAKIGEGGYGPVFRGYLDHTPVAIKVLRPDISQGKEQFQKEIDVLSCMRHPHMVLLLGACPEYGCLVYEYMDNGSLEDRLFRKHNTPSIPWATRFKIASEIATALLFLHQSKPEPLVHRDLKPANILLDRNYVSKISDVGLARMVPPNVADSVTQYHMTAAAGTFCYIDPEYQQTGLLGTKSDTYSLGVMLLQLLTAKPPMGITGQVSRAIEKGNLLEILDPTVPDWPVEAATAFAKICLRCCELRRKDRPDLATVILPELERLAKLGCGEQDL